In one window of Escherichia coli DSM 30083 = JCM 1649 = ATCC 11775 DNA:
- the thiS gene encoding sulfur carrier protein ThiS yields MQILFNDQPMQCAAGQTVHELLEQLDQQQAGAALAINQQIVPREQWAQHIVQDGDQILLFQVIAGG; encoded by the coding sequence ATGCAGATCCTGTTTAACGATCAACCGATGCAGTGCGCCGCCGGGCAAACGGTTCACGAACTACTGGAGCAACTCGACCAACAACAAGCGGGCGCGGCACTGGCGATTAATCAGCAAATCGTCCCGCGTGAGCAGTGGGCGCAACATATCGTGCAGGATGGCGACCAGATCCTGCTTTTTCAGGTTATTGCAGGGGGTTGA
- the thiG gene encoding thiazole synthase codes for MLRIADKTFDSHLFTGTGKFASSQLMMEAIRACGSQLVTLAMKRVNLRQHNDAILEPLIAAGVTLLPNTSGAKTAEEAIFAAHLAREALGTNWLKLEIHPDARWLLPDPIETLKAAEKLVQQGFVVLPYCGADPVLCKRLEEVGCAAVMPLGAPIGSNQGLETRAMLEIIIQQATVPVVVDAGIGVPSHAAQALEMGADAVLVNTAIAVADDPVNMAKAFRLAVEAGLLARQSGPGSRSHFAHATSPLTGFLEASE; via the coding sequence ATGTTACGTATTGCGGACAAAACGTTTGATTCACATCTGTTTACCGGCACAGGGAAATTCGCCTCTTCACAACTGATGATGGAGGCGATCCGCGCTTGCGGCAGCCAACTGGTGACACTGGCGATGAAACGCGTCAACTTGCGCCAGCACAACGACGCTATCCTCGAACCGCTTATCGCGGCGGGTGTGACCCTGCTGCCAAATACATCCGGGGCGAAAACAGCGGAAGAAGCCATTTTCGCCGCCCATCTGGCTCGTGAAGCGTTAGGCACAAACTGGTTAAAATTAGAGATTCACCCTGACGCCCGCTGGCTGTTGCCCGATCCCATCGAAACCCTGAAAGCCGCCGAAAAGCTGGTACAACAGGGATTTGTCGTGCTGCCTTACTGCGGGGCCGATCCGGTATTGTGTAAACGTCTGGAAGAAGTCGGCTGTGCAGCGGTGATGCCGCTCGGCGCGCCGATTGGCTCGAATCAGGGACTGGAAACCCGCGCCATGCTGGAGATTATTATCCAGCAGGCCACCGTTCCGGTGGTTGTCGATGCTGGCATCGGCGTTCCCAGCCATGCCGCGCAGGCGCTGGAAATGGGGGCCGACGCGGTGTTAGTGAATACGGCGATTGCCGTCGCGGACGATCCCGTCAACATGGCGAAGGCATTTCGTCTGGCGGTAGAAGCAGGCCTGCTGGCACGTCAGTCCGGACCGGGCAGCCGCAGTCATTTTGCTCATGCCACCAGCCCGCTGACTGGATTTCTGGAGGCATCGGAATGA
- the thiF gene encoding thiazole biosynthesis adenylyltransferase ThiF has protein sequence MNDRDFMRYSRQILLDDIALDGQQKLLDSQVLIIGLGGLGTPAALYLAGAGVGTLVLADDDDVHLSNLQRQILFTTEDIDRPKSQVSQQRLTQLNPDIQLMALQQRLTGETLKDAVAQADVVLDCTDNMATRQEINATCVALNTPLITASAVGFGGQLMVLTPPWEQGCYRCLWPDNQEPERNCRTAGVVGPVVGVMGTLQALEAIKLLSGIETPAGELRLFDGKSSQWRSLALRRASGCPVCGGSNADPV, from the coding sequence ATGAATGACCGTGACTTTATGCGTTATAGCCGCCAAATCCTGCTCGACGATATCGCTCTGGACGGGCAGCAAAAACTGCTCGACAGCCAGGTGCTGATTATTGGTCTTGGCGGGCTGGGTACACCTGCTGCGCTATACCTGGCGGGGGCTGGCGTCGGGACGCTGGTACTGGCAGATGACGACGATGTGCATTTAAGCAATCTGCAACGACAAATCCTCTTTACCACTGAAGATATCGATCGCCCGAAATCACAGGTCAGCCAACAGCGACTGACACAGTTGAATCCCGACATTCAACTGATGGCATTACAACAACGATTAACGGGTGAGACGTTAAAAGATGCGGTTGCACAAGCCGATGTGGTGCTCGACTGTACTGACAATATGGCGACTCGCCAGGAGATTAATGCCACCTGCGTGGCACTCAACACGCCGCTTATCACCGCCAGCGCGGTCGGATTTGGCGGTCAGTTGATGGTACTGACGCCGCCCTGGGAGCAGGGATGTTACCGCTGCCTGTGGCCAGATAACCAGGAGCCAGAACGCAACTGCCGCACGGCGGGCGTGGTTGGCCCGGTGGTCGGGGTTATGGGCACTTTACAGGCACTGGAAGCGATTAAGTTATTAAGTGGTATAGAGACGCCTGCGGGAGAACTCCGACTGTTCGACGGTAAGTCGAGCCAGTGGCGCAGCCTGGCTTTGCGCCGCGCCAGTGGTTGCCCGGTATGCGGAGGAAGCAATGCAGATCCTGTTTAA
- the thiH gene encoding 2-iminoacetate synthase ThiH, with protein MKTFSDRWRQLDWDDIRLRINGKTAADVERALNASQLTRDDMMALLSPAASGYLEPLAQRAQRLTRQRFGNVVSFYVPLYLSNLCANDCTYCGFSMSNRIKRKTLDEADIARESAAIREMGFEHLLLVTGEHQAKVGMDYFRRHLPALREQFSSLQMEVQPLAEAEYAELKQLGLDGVMVYQETYHEATYAHHHLKGKKQDFFWRLETPDRLGRAGIDKIGLGALIGLSDSWRVDCYMVVEHLLWLQQHYWQSRYSVSFPRLRPCTGGIEPASIMDERQLVQAICAFRLLAPEIELSLSTRESPWFRDRVIPLAINNVSAFSKTQPGGYADNHPELEQFSPHDDRRPEAVAAALTAQGLQPVWKDWDSYLGRPSQRP; from the coding sequence ATGAAAACCTTCAGCGATCGCTGGCGACAACTGGACTGGGATGACATCCGCCTGCGTATCAACGGCAAAACGGCTGCTGACGTAGAGCGGGCGCTAAATGCCTCGCAACTCACCCGCGACGACATGATGGCATTGCTATCACCCGCCGCCAGTGGCTATCTGGAACCACTGGCCCAGCGAGCGCAACGTCTGACTCGTCAGCGATTTGGCAACGTCGTCAGCTTCTACGTCCCGCTTTATCTTTCCAATCTTTGCGCTAACGACTGTACTTATTGCGGATTTTCTATGAGCAACCGCATCAAGCGCAAAACGCTGGATGAAGCGGATATTGCCAGAGAAAGCGCCGCTATACGGGAGATGGGCTTTGAACATCTGCTATTAGTCACTGGTGAACATCAGGCGAAAGTGGGGATGGATTACTTTCGTCGTCATCTCCCTGCCCTGCGTGAACAGTTCTCTTCACTACAGATGGAAGTGCAACCGCTGGCGGAGGCGGAATATGCCGAGTTAAAACAGCTTGGCCTCGATGGAGTAATGGTTTATCAGGAGACATATCATGAGGCGACTTATGCCCATCATCATCTGAAAGGTAAAAAACAGGACTTCTTCTGGCGGCTGGAAACGCCGGATCGGCTAGGGCGTGCGGGGATTGATAAGATAGGCCTCGGCGCGCTAATCGGCCTTTCCGACAGCTGGCGAGTTGACTGCTATATGGTTGTCGAACATTTGCTATGGCTGCAACAGCATTACTGGCAAAGCCGCTACTCTGTCTCCTTCCCACGCCTGCGTCCATGTACTGGCGGCATTGAGCCTGCGTCGATTATGGATGAACGCCAGTTAGTGCAAGCCATCTGCGCTTTCCGGCTGCTTGCACCGGAGATTGAACTGTCACTCTCCACGCGGGAATCACCGTGGTTTCGCGATCGCGTGATTCCGCTGGCAATTAATAACGTCAGCGCTTTTTCGAAAACGCAGCCAGGTGGCTATGCCGACAACCACCCCGAGCTGGAACAGTTCTCACCGCACGACGATCGCAGACCGGAAGCGGTTGCTGCCGCGTTAACCGCTCAGGGTTTGCAGCCGGTATGGAAAGACTGGGACAGCTATCTGGGACGCCCATCGCAAAGGCCATGA